One part of the Actinomyces howellii genome encodes these proteins:
- the trxB gene encoding thioredoxin-disulfide reductase, producing MIHDVVIVGSGPAGYTAAIYAARAQLKPVLLAGSVTAGGALMNTTEVENYPGFTDGILGPELMTQMQEQAERFGTDIRYEDVVALELEGEVKRVRTEEAVYETRTVIISTGSEYRTLGLPDEARLSGHGVSYCATCDGFFFKDKPIVVVGGGDSAMEEALFLTRFGSSVTVVHRRDELRASAVMAKRAMDHPSIDFAWNSVVVGLNGQDALESVVLEDTVTGERRELEAAGLFVAIGQIPRTELVSDVLTLDEAGYIVVDSPSQRTGVPGVFACGDVADPLYQQAITAAGSGCRAALDAEHYLETLRA from the coding sequence ATGATCCACGACGTCGTCATCGTCGGTTCCGGCCCCGCCGGCTACACGGCCGCCATCTACGCGGCCCGCGCCCAGCTCAAGCCGGTGCTGCTCGCGGGCTCCGTGACCGCGGGGGGAGCCCTCATGAACACGACCGAGGTGGAGAACTACCCCGGTTTCACCGACGGCATCCTGGGGCCGGAGCTCATGACCCAGATGCAGGAGCAGGCCGAGCGCTTCGGCACCGACATCCGCTACGAGGACGTCGTCGCCCTCGAGCTCGAGGGGGAGGTCAAGCGGGTCCGCACCGAGGAGGCCGTCTACGAGACGCGCACCGTCATCATCTCCACCGGCTCGGAGTACCGGACGCTCGGGCTGCCCGACGAGGCTCGCCTCTCCGGCCACGGCGTGTCCTACTGCGCCACCTGCGACGGCTTCTTCTTCAAGGACAAGCCGATCGTCGTGGTCGGAGGGGGCGACTCCGCGATGGAGGAGGCCCTGTTCCTCACCCGCTTCGGCAGCTCGGTGACCGTCGTCCACCGCCGCGACGAGCTGCGCGCTAGCGCCGTCATGGCCAAGCGCGCCATGGACCACCCGTCCATCGACTTCGCGTGGAACTCGGTGGTCGTCGGGCTCAACGGCCAGGACGCCCTCGAGTCAGTCGTCCTCGAGGACACGGTCACCGGCGAGCGCAGGGAGCTCGAGGCCGCGGGCCTGTTCGTGGCCATCGGGCAGATCCCCCGCACCGAGCTCGTCTCCGACGTCCTCACCCTCGACGAGGCCGGATACATCGTCGTCGACTCTCCCTCCCAGCGCACCGGCGTCCCCGGTGTCTTCGCCTGCGGAGACGTCGCCGACCCCCTCTACCAGCAGGCGATCACCGCGGCCGGCTCAGGCTGCCGCGCCGCGCTGGACGCTGAGCACTATCTCGAGACCCTGCGCGCCTGA
- the thrC gene encoding threonine synthase has protein sequence MHYISTRGGMDPAGFTEVLISGLAPDGGLAVPEAVPVLDEATLESWRDLDYPALATEVIGLYASDLPREDLAAMTSAAYGPQRFPDPVVPVREVAEVASGLWIVGLSQGPTMAFKDLAMQFLGQAIPEVLARTGQVLTIVGATSGDTGSAAEHAFRGQEGVAVFMLSPLGRMSDVQRAQMYSLSDPNIHNIAVDGVFDDCQNLVKALNADADFKAEHSLGAVNSINIGRIAAQVVYYVWSWLRVSDAAPRAHRAEVEVDVVVPSGNFGNIYAGHLARRMGVPIRRLILATNENNVLDEFFSTGIYRPRSRGETLATSSPSMDISKASNLERFIAELLGPEEFSRRWPLLEQTGALDLSDHVDRLREEFGFVSGTSTHEDRLASIRLVHERSATLIDPHTADGVTVALRLMEPGFPTLVMETATADKFPETVAEALGSAPPVPAAITELLALEQHVTEIPNDLDVLRAIVAEGSRSA, from the coding sequence ATGCACTACATCTCGACACGCGGCGGGATGGACCCCGCGGGCTTCACCGAGGTCCTCATCTCCGGCCTGGCTCCGGACGGGGGGCTCGCGGTGCCCGAGGCGGTCCCGGTCCTCGATGAGGCGACCCTGGAGTCCTGGCGCGACCTGGACTACCCGGCGCTGGCCACGGAGGTCATCGGCCTCTACGCCTCCGACCTGCCCCGCGAGGACCTCGCGGCGATGACCTCGGCCGCCTACGGCCCTCAGAGGTTCCCGGATCCGGTCGTCCCGGTGCGGGAGGTCGCTGAGGTCGCCTCCGGCCTGTGGATCGTCGGGCTCTCCCAGGGGCCGACGATGGCCTTCAAGGACCTCGCCATGCAGTTCCTCGGCCAGGCGATCCCTGAGGTCCTGGCACGCACGGGCCAGGTCCTCACCATCGTGGGGGCCACGAGCGGGGACACGGGCTCCGCCGCCGAGCACGCCTTCCGGGGGCAGGAGGGCGTGGCGGTCTTCATGCTCTCCCCGCTGGGGCGGATGAGCGACGTGCAGCGTGCCCAGATGTACTCCCTGAGCGACCCCAACATCCACAACATCGCGGTCGACGGCGTCTTCGACGACTGTCAGAACCTCGTCAAGGCACTCAACGCCGACGCCGACTTCAAGGCCGAGCACTCCCTGGGCGCTGTCAACTCGATCAACATCGGCCGGATCGCCGCCCAGGTCGTCTACTACGTCTGGTCCTGGCTCCGGGTCTCCGACGCCGCCCCCCGCGCGCACCGCGCTGAGGTCGAGGTCGACGTCGTCGTCCCCTCGGGCAACTTCGGGAACATCTACGCCGGTCACCTTGCTCGACGCATGGGCGTGCCGATCCGCAGGCTCATCCTGGCCACCAACGAGAACAACGTGCTCGACGAGTTCTTCTCCACCGGCATCTACCGTCCTCGCTCGCGCGGGGAGACGCTGGCGACGTCGAGCCCCTCGATGGACATCTCGAAGGCCTCCAACCTCGAGCGCTTCATTGCCGAGCTTCTCGGCCCCGAGGAGTTCTCGCGACGGTGGCCCCTGCTCGAGCAAACAGGCGCTCTCGACCTGTCCGATCACGTCGACCGCCTGCGCGAGGAGTTCGGCTTCGTCTCAGGCACCTCAACCCACGAGGACCGTCTGGCCTCCATCCGGCTCGTCCACGAGCGCAGCGCCACCCTCATCGACCCGCACACCGCCGACGGAGTCACGGTCGCCCTGCGCCTCATGGAGCCCGGTTTCCCGACGCTGGTCATGGAGACCGCCACCGCGGACAAGTTCCCGGAGACCGTTGCCGAGGCGCTCGGGAGCGCACCGCCCGTGCCGGCCGCCATCACCGAGCTCCTCGCCCTTGAGCAGCACGTCACCGAGATTCCCAACGACCTCGACGTGCTGCGGGCCATCGTCGCCGAGGGATCCCGCTCCGCCTGA
- a CDS encoding D-alanine--D-alanine ligase family protein, which produces MTTSAPLHETSDPLRIAVLAGGLSHERDVSLRSGNRVASVLKHLGHTVIVLDVDARTIASLRAFGPDVVWPLVHGGDGEDGGLQNVLIALGLPYVGTHSDGCQRASFKPTAKATVRTGGVLTPDSVTLPKAYFSQLGAQDVLGVVAAHLDLPVIVKPNQGGSGLGVSYVTDADELRRAMVACFSYDERALIEKYVSGTELAVSVVNTGEGPRALPPVEVVTDGQYDFDARYNPGRSEYFVPARLPQETLTRVQETALTVHTTLGLGNISRTDLILDESGTPWFIDVNVVPGMTETSLLPLAAEADGDLPGLYDALVHSPLVTP; this is translated from the coding sequence ATGACCACCTCCGCCCCGCTCCACGAGACGAGTGACCCCCTTCGTATCGCCGTCCTCGCCGGTGGCCTCAGCCACGAGCGCGATGTCTCGCTCAGGTCCGGCAACCGCGTCGCCTCGGTCCTCAAGCACCTCGGGCACACCGTCATCGTCCTCGACGTCGACGCCCGCACCATCGCCTCGCTCCGAGCCTTCGGACCGGACGTCGTCTGGCCGCTTGTCCACGGCGGTGACGGTGAGGACGGCGGTCTCCAGAACGTGCTCATCGCCCTGGGCCTGCCCTACGTCGGCACCCACTCCGACGGCTGTCAGCGAGCCTCCTTCAAGCCCACCGCCAAGGCGACCGTGCGCACCGGAGGGGTCCTCACGCCGGACTCCGTCACCCTGCCCAAGGCGTACTTCAGCCAGCTCGGCGCGCAGGACGTCCTCGGCGTCGTCGCGGCTCACCTCGACCTTCCCGTCATCGTCAAGCCGAACCAGGGGGGCTCGGGACTCGGCGTGTCCTACGTGACCGATGCCGATGAGCTTCGTCGTGCGATGGTCGCCTGCTTCTCCTACGACGAGCGTGCCCTCATCGAGAAGTACGTGAGTGGCACCGAGCTGGCCGTCTCGGTCGTCAACACGGGTGAGGGTCCTCGTGCCCTGCCGCCGGTCGAGGTCGTTACCGACGGTCAGTACGACTTCGACGCGCGCTACAACCCCGGCCGTTCGGAGTACTTCGTGCCCGCACGTCTACCGCAGGAGACACTCACGCGGGTGCAGGAGACCGCGCTCACCGTTCACACGACTCTTGGTCTGGGCAACATCTCACGGACCGACCTCATTCTCGACGAGAGCGGGACTCCGTGGTTCATCGACGTCAACGTCGTCCCGGGGATGACCGAGACATCGCTCCTGCCTCTCGCAGCAGAGGCCGACGGCGACCTTCCCGGCCTCTACGACGCCCTCGTCCACTCGCCGCTCGTCACTCCGTGA
- the trxA gene encoding thioredoxin: MSHSTEVTDSTFESEVLASDVPVVVDFWAEWCGPCRQMAPVVDEVAGELGDAVKFVTIDVDANPATARSFGVRSIPTFAIVRDGEVFHQFSGSRPKAAFKAEVERVLA, translated from the coding sequence ATGTCCCACAGCACCGAGGTCACCGACTCGACCTTCGAGTCAGAGGTCCTGGCATCCGATGTCCCCGTCGTCGTCGACTTCTGGGCGGAGTGGTGCGGCCCGTGCCGCCAGATGGCCCCGGTGGTCGACGAGGTCGCCGGCGAGCTCGGTGACGCGGTCAAGTTCGTCACCATCGACGTCGACGCCAACCCTGCGACCGCCCGATCCTTCGGCGTGCGCTCGATCCCGACCTTCGCGATCGTGCGCGACGGGGAGGTGTTCCACCAGTTCTCGGGCTCGCGTCCCAAGGCTGCCTTCAAGGCCGAGGTCGAGCGGGTGCTCGCCTGA
- a CDS encoding aminotransferase-like domain-containing protein — MPNLKDLPLDRLAEATARMIRKDGGRALQYGNGQGLPRLREQIPEIMALEGIAADPEDVIVTTGSQQAVDIITELFIDPGDVILAEAPTYVGSLSIFATYQADVQQVPIDADGIIPEALEERIIRLEKAGRPIKFYYCLPNFHNPAGVTLSEERRPQIIEICRRHHILIVEDNPYGLLGFDGQTYTALKTLAPEDVVYLGSFSKIFAPGYRVGWAVAPSAVREKMKLASEAAILCPSSVGQYSISMYLDGFDWKQQIEEFRGMYRGRRDAMVSALEEFMPMCTWNVPDGGFYVWVGLPEGLDAKDMLPRAVTNLVAYVSGTAFYPGGVAGQDHMRLSFCYPEPVEIREGVRRLSEVVSQDLELVSLFGPTRSLPSGGVVAPAPDQI, encoded by the coding sequence ATGCCCAACCTCAAGGACCTGCCGCTCGACCGCCTGGCCGAGGCGACGGCGCGCATGATCCGCAAGGACGGCGGTCGTGCCCTCCAGTACGGCAACGGCCAGGGTCTTCCGCGTCTGCGCGAGCAGATTCCCGAGATCATGGCGCTCGAGGGCATCGCTGCCGACCCCGAGGACGTCATCGTCACGACCGGCTCCCAGCAGGCGGTCGACATCATCACCGAGCTCTTCATCGACCCCGGCGACGTCATCCTCGCCGAGGCACCGACCTATGTCGGCTCGCTGTCGATCTTCGCCACCTACCAGGCTGACGTCCAGCAGGTCCCCATCGACGCCGACGGGATCATCCCCGAGGCCCTCGAGGAGCGGATCATCCGCCTCGAGAAGGCCGGACGTCCGATCAAGTTCTACTACTGCCTGCCGAACTTCCACAATCCTGCGGGGGTCACCCTGTCGGAGGAGCGGCGTCCTCAGATCATCGAGATCTGCCGACGGCACCATATCCTCATCGTCGAGGACAACCCCTACGGGCTTCTCGGCTTCGACGGGCAGACCTACACGGCGCTCAAGACCCTCGCCCCCGAGGACGTCGTCTACCTGGGCTCCTTCTCCAAGATCTTCGCTCCCGGCTATCGCGTCGGCTGGGCGGTCGCCCCCTCCGCGGTGCGCGAGAAGATGAAGCTCGCCTCCGAGGCGGCGATCCTGTGCCCGAGCTCGGTGGGGCAGTACTCCATCTCGATGTACCTCGACGGCTTCGACTGGAAGCAGCAGATCGAGGAGTTCCGCGGGATGTACCGCGGTCGTCGGGACGCGATGGTCTCCGCCCTCGAGGAGTTCATGCCCATGTGCACGTGGAACGTCCCCGACGGGGGCTTCTACGTGTGGGTGGGGCTTCCCGAGGGACTCGACGCCAAGGACATGCTGCCGCGCGCAGTGACCAACCTCGTCGCCTACGTCTCGGGCACCGCCTTCTATCCAGGAGGTGTCGCCGGACAGGACCACATGCGCCTGTCCTTCTGCTACCCGGAGCCCGTCGAGATCAGGGAGGGAGTCCGGCGCCTGTCCGAGGTCGTCAGCCAGGACCTCGAGCTCGTCTCCCTGTTCGGACCCACCCGATCCCTGCCGTCAGGCGGCGTCGTCGCCCCCGCACCCGACCAGATCTGA